The genome window CCAGCCCGGCGCTCTTAAGCGAGGCCGGGTCTACGGCAAAGCCGTGGTTTTGAGCCGTAATTTCCACTTTTCCCGAAATGAGATTTTTAACAGGGTGGTTGGCACCGTGGTGGCCAAACTTCAGCTTGAAGGTTTTGGCCCCGAGAGCCAAACCCAAGATTTGATGACCGAGACAAATACCGAAGACCGGTTTCAAACCGATGAGTCGTTCGACTGCGCGCACGGCATACCGGCAGGCGGCCGGATCGCCCGGGCCGTTGGACAAGAAAATACCGTCCGGCTTGTGGGCCAAAACCTCTTCGGCACTCGTACCCGCCGGAACGACCCGCACCCGGCAGCCGACGGCGCCTAATTTTCGCAAAATGTTGTGCTTGATGCCGAAATCGAACGCCACCACTTTCCACGGCCGGCCATTCGTCCCGGCAAATGTCTTGTCTTCCCAGAAGTACGGCATATCAACCGAAACTTTTTTGGCCAAGTCCTGCCCCTCCATCCCGGGCAGGCGGGCCGCTTTTTCCTTTAGTTCCTTGATGCGGGAAACTTCCGGTGAAATAATCCCCATCGCCGCCCCCCGCTCGCGCAGGCACAAGGTCAGCGCCCGGGTATCGACCCCCTCGATGCCGACAACGCCTTGCGCTTTCAAGAATTCATCCAAGGAGTACTCCGAGCGCCAATTGGAAGGGAAGTTGCACGCCTCCCGCACGATGAACCCCCGCACCCAGCTTTTGCGCGATTCAAAATCCTCCGAATTGAGCCCGTAGTTGCCGACAAGGGGATACGTCATCGCCACCATTTGCCCTTCGTACGAAGGGTCGGTTAGAATCTCCTGGTATCCCATCATCGAGGTGTTGAAAACCACCTCGCCGGAGGATTCCCCAACGTGGCCGAAAAGATTGCCCAAGAAGACTTCGCCGGAGGCCAAAACCAAAACCCCTTTCGTTTTTGTTTTTCCGCGAAAGGAGTTTGCGCCGCTCATTTTTCCAAAGCCCGAAGATAATCCAAAACGGCCCGAAAGTCATCCGGCAATTCTGAAAAAAATTCCAGTTTCTCCTTGCTAACCGGATGAGCGAAGGAAAGATAAAAAGCGTGCAGGGCCTGCCGGTCAATCAACTCCAGCGCCCGGGCGGCCTGTTGTCGATACTCCCCCTTGATGCCTCCGAGGGCTTTATCCCGCCCTCCATACTCTGGATCACCGAAGACCGGATGCCCCAAATGCGAAAGATGGGCGCGGATTTGATGGGTGCGACCCGTGCGCAAAGCGATCTGCAGAAGCTGGGAGAAGGAAAAGCTTTCCAAAACCTCATACTCAGTCATTGCCGGCCGCGAATGCTCCTTGGTAACAACCACTTTTTTCCGGTCGGCCGGCGAACGCCCCAAAGGCAGATCAATCAGCCCCTTTTTCCCTTTCAAATGCCCCCAGGAAATGGCTTGATACCGCCGCTTGAGCGTACGGTCCTTCAATTGTTTCTGCAATTGCGAATGGGCGGTCATCGTCTTGGCCACCAAAAGCAGTCCCGAGGTGTTTTTGTCCAGCCGGTGCACCAACCCCAGCCGAAAGTTCTCTTCGTCCGCCTTTTCGAGTCCGAAGTGATACAAAAGGGCGTTGACCAACGTTCCCGTCCAGTGACCGACGGCCGGGTGGGAGACCATCCCCGCCGGTTTTTCCAAAAGGATAACGTCTTCGTCTTCAAAGTAGATTTTAAGCGGAAGTTTTTCCGCGGTGATTTCATACACTGGCCGGGGCGGAATCTCCACTTCAATAAAGTCCCCGGCTTGCACTTTATAGGAGGCCTTCTGAATTTTGCCGCTGACGGTGACTTTCTTCTCGTCAATCAGCCGCTGCACGGCCGAGCGGGAAAGCACCTGCTCCAGCTCCAGGGCCAAAAACTTGTCCAGACGAAGATTGGCTTCCTTGGCGGAGACTTTAAAGCTTTGCATCGGCAGCCGCTGCCGGGGAAGGCAATTCTTTTTTGGAGAAAAACGAAGCGGAAAGGAGCAG of Verrucomicrobiia bacterium contains these proteins:
- the carA gene encoding glutamine-hydrolyzing carbamoyl-phosphate synthase small subunit, whose amino-acid sequence is MSGANSFRGKTKTKGVLVLASGEVFLGNLFGHVGESSGEVVFNTSMMGYQEILTDPSYEGQMVAMTYPLVGNYGLNSEDFESRKSWVRGFIVREACNFPSNWRSEYSLDEFLKAQGVVGIEGVDTRALTLCLRERGAAMGIISPEVSRIKELKEKAARLPGMEGQDLAKKVSVDMPYFWEDKTFAGTNGRPWKVVAFDFGIKHNILRKLGAVGCRVRVVPAGTSAEEVLAHKPDGIFLSNGPGDPAACRYAVRAVERLIGLKPVFGICLGHQILGLALGAKTFKLKFGHHGANHPVKNLISGKVEITAQNHGFAVDPASLKSAGLELTHINLNDQTVEGMRHSEYPIFSVQYHPEASPGPHDADYLFDEFIALMKKWREK
- a CDS encoding RluA family pseudouridine synthase; amino-acid sequence: MQSFKVSAKEANLRLDKFLALELEQVLSRSAVQRLIDEKKVTVSGKIQKASYKVQAGDFIEVEIPPRPVYEITAEKLPLKIYFEDEDVILLEKPAGMVSHPAVGHWTGTLVNALLYHFGLEKADEENFRLGLVHRLDKNTSGLLLVAKTMTAHSQLQKQLKDRTLKRRYQAISWGHLKGKKGLIDLPLGRSPADRKKVVVTKEHSRPAMTEYEVLESFSFSQLLQIALRTGRTHQIRAHLSHLGHPVFGDPEYGGRDKALGGIKGEYRQQAARALELIDRQALHAFYLSFAHPVSKEKLEFFSELPDDFRAVLDYLRALEK